In Maridesulfovibrio sp., a single genomic region encodes these proteins:
- a CDS encoding 4Fe-4S binding protein, with protein sequence MHKIDPDECQFCGACQSACPSEAIVHPAGKNYYEINDNCIDCGACEAECGFNAISTDE encoded by the coding sequence ATGCATAAGATTGATCCAGATGAATGTCAGTTCTGTGGCGCATGCCAGAGCGCCTGCCCTTCCGAAGCAATCGTCCACCCCGCTGGTAAAAACTACTACGAGATAAACGATAACTGTATCGATTGCGGCGCATGCGAAGCTGAATGCGGCTTCAATGCAATCAGCACTGATGAGTAA
- the selB gene encoding selenocysteine-specific translation elongation factor has protein sequence MPVVMGTAGHIDHGKTSLIKALTGVDCDRLAEEKKRGITIELGFASLDLGGSEVLSIIDVPGHEKFVKNMVAGAAGIDFVLLVIAADEGVMPQTREHLEICTLLGIEQGFVVLTKVDMVDEEWLEMVREDVREFLAPTFLAEAPVHAVSSHTGQGLEQLKTEIANFMKGFEPRRRTDLARLPVDRVFTMKGHGTVVTGTLISGQLSVGDDVVLYPKMTASKVRSLQSHGASVETAPAGRRTAVNLHGLEVEDIERGEVLGRPGTLFPAMVWDVELTCLPSSPKSLKHRKEIHFHHGSKEVMAKVYFLDREKLDKGERAVCQIRFDRPMTGVYGDRVVLRSFSPLRTIAGGSIINPLGRKVKRFSDDVKRLESLIGAEPEALIQTQLDLAGNEGLTFQQLSILTNTASKPLDKMLQSMGGQQKVFLFDKDSRAYVSGGRYDELAEGLISHLTEFHKKEPMKSGVSRGEIASSFGKSLPPKLFHALVERLIRQNEIVASQEILHLPGHKVSLASDQQKLRDTLCDIYEKGALTPPNLKDVLEPLGLTFKEAASVYRLLQDQGDIVRIKDDMYFASSAVEGLRNKLAAYFAENEELGPQDFKDLAGLSRKFSIPLLEYMDKEKFTIRVGDKRRLRKQA, from the coding sequence ATGCCTGTTGTAATGGGAACTGCCGGTCATATTGATCATGGCAAGACCAGTCTTATCAAGGCGTTGACCGGCGTGGACTGTGACCGCCTGGCCGAGGAGAAGAAGCGCGGGATCACTATAGAGCTTGGTTTTGCAAGCCTTGATCTCGGCGGATCGGAAGTCTTGAGCATAATAGATGTTCCCGGCCATGAGAAATTTGTGAAGAACATGGTTGCCGGGGCGGCGGGCATTGATTTCGTTCTGCTGGTTATAGCTGCTGACGAGGGGGTAATGCCCCAGACAAGGGAGCATCTGGAAATTTGTACTCTGCTCGGTATTGAGCAGGGCTTTGTGGTGCTGACCAAGGTCGATATGGTGGATGAGGAATGGCTGGAGATGGTCCGCGAGGATGTGCGGGAATTTCTGGCTCCCACTTTTCTGGCCGAGGCACCTGTTCATGCCGTGTCTTCGCATACGGGGCAGGGGCTTGAGCAGTTGAAGACCGAAATTGCTAATTTCATGAAAGGGTTCGAGCCACGGCGCAGGACCGATCTGGCCCGGCTGCCGGTGGACAGGGTTTTCACCATGAAAGGGCATGGAACGGTCGTGACCGGAACGCTAATTTCCGGGCAGCTTTCCGTTGGAGATGACGTTGTCCTTTACCCGAAGATGACCGCCAGCAAGGTGCGCAGTCTGCAATCCCATGGGGCGAGTGTTGAAACCGCTCCGGCAGGGCGCAGGACCGCTGTTAACCTTCACGGGCTGGAGGTGGAGGACATCGAGCGCGGTGAAGTGCTCGGTCGGCCCGGAACGCTTTTCCCGGCCATGGTTTGGGATGTAGAATTGACCTGTCTGCCATCTTCGCCGAAATCCTTGAAGCATCGCAAGGAGATTCATTTTCACCACGGCTCGAAGGAAGTAATGGCCAAGGTCTATTTTCTGGACCGCGAGAAGCTGGATAAAGGTGAGCGGGCAGTCTGCCAGATCCGTTTTGACCGTCCCATGACCGGGGTTTACGGGGACAGGGTGGTGCTGCGTTCTTTTTCTCCGCTGCGGACCATTGCCGGGGGCAGCATTATCAATCCGCTCGGCCGTAAGGTGAAGCGTTTTTCCGATGATGTGAAACGTCTTGAATCGCTGATCGGGGCGGAGCCGGAAGCGTTGATTCAGACGCAACTGGATCTCGCTGGTAACGAGGGGCTTACCTTTCAACAACTGTCTATCCTGACCAATACCGCTTCAAAACCGCTGGACAAGATGCTTCAGTCCATGGGCGGTCAGCAGAAGGTCTTCCTTTTTGATAAGGACAGCAGGGCTTATGTTTCAGGTGGCAGGTATGATGAGTTGGCTGAAGGGCTTATCAGTCATCTTACCGAATTTCATAAAAAAGAGCCCATGAAATCCGGGGTTTCCCGTGGAGAGATAGCCTCTTCCTTCGGCAAGTCACTGCCGCCGAAGCTTTTCCATGCTCTGGTTGAGAGGCTGATCCGTCAAAATGAGATTGTGGCGTCGCAGGAGATTCTGCATCTGCCGGGACATAAGGTGTCGCTGGCTTCGGATCAGCAGAAGCTGCGTGATACTCTGTGTGATATTTATGAAAAAGGCGCGTTGACCCCTCCGAATCTTAAAGATGTGCTTGAACCACTGGGGCTGACGTTCAAGGAAGCGGCTTCAGTCTACAGATTGCTGCAGGATCAGGGGGATATTGTCCGGATAAAGGACGATATGTATTTCGCGAGTTCGGCCGTGGAAGGGCTGAGAAATAAGCTTGCAGCATACTTTGCTGAAAATGAAGAACTTGGGCCGCAGGATTTCAAGGATCTGGCAGGGCTCTCCCGTAAATTTTCCATACCGTTGCTTGAGTATATGGATAAGGAGAAGTTTACTATCCGGGTGGGGGATAAGCGCAGGCTTCGCAAGCAGGCTTAA
- a CDS encoding aminopeptidase, with protein sequence MELEHKTKSCWEIFRDDEHMQDMDALAARYVDFLTRCKTERETIHYVEERLSAAGFEDYIGADQCFRSFRDKTIFIARKGRKPLSQGFRLVGAHADTPRLDLKQHPLYEDLGMGMAKTHYYGGIRKYQWLARPLSLHGVVVKADGEKVNVVIGEDPSDPVLSIIDLLPHLAYKQVEKKVTDAFEAEKLNILMGHSLSFSDGEDGEVTTSVKLKVLELLNEKYGIVEADLFSAEMHIVPAGPARYVGLDKSVIGGYGQDDRSCVFLALEAFLNAPDPEYAQVVLFYDKEEIGSEGSTGAKSLFFEYCMEDLIEAWEPSAKLSRVMMAGRALSTDVHAAIDPDYQDVHEKLNSAYLGFGPCFCKFTGHRGKVGANDAHPEFVAWLRGILGEAGVPWQMAELGKVDLGGGGTVAKFLAVYGMDVIDFGPPVLSMHSPFELTSKADIYATELAFRTFLKN encoded by the coding sequence ATGGAACTTGAACATAAGACCAAAAGTTGTTGGGAAATTTTCCGGGATGATGAGCACATGCAGGACATGGATGCTCTTGCCGCACGTTATGTGGACTTTCTTACCCGCTGCAAGACCGAGCGTGAAACGATCCACTATGTTGAAGAAAGACTCTCCGCAGCCGGTTTCGAAGATTACATCGGCGCAGATCAGTGCTTCCGCTCCTTCCGTGACAAGACCATCTTTATTGCCCGCAAAGGGCGCAAACCTCTGTCTCAGGGGTTCCGACTGGTCGGAGCGCACGCCGATACTCCGCGTTTGGATCTGAAGCAGCATCCGTTGTACGAAGATTTGGGCATGGGTATGGCCAAGACCCATTATTACGGTGGAATCCGCAAGTACCAGTGGCTTGCACGTCCCCTGTCCCTGCACGGGGTTGTGGTCAAGGCGGACGGCGAAAAGGTTAATGTGGTCATTGGGGAAGATCCTTCCGATCCGGTTCTTTCGATCATCGACCTGCTTCCGCACCTTGCATACAAGCAGGTTGAAAAGAAAGTTACGGATGCCTTCGAAGCTGAAAAACTCAACATTCTCATGGGCCATTCCCTTTCGTTTTCCGATGGCGAGGACGGCGAAGTCACAACTTCGGTAAAGCTGAAAGTGCTGGAACTGCTCAACGAAAAATACGGCATTGTTGAAGCCGATCTGTTCAGCGCTGAAATGCACATTGTACCGGCCGGTCCGGCCCGTTATGTCGGTCTGGATAAGTCCGTTATCGGCGGATACGGTCAGGATGACCGGTCCTGCGTATTTCTGGCCCTTGAAGCCTTCCTGAATGCTCCCGATCCCGAGTACGCCCAGGTTGTGCTCTTTTACGACAAAGAAGAAATCGGGTCCGAAGGTTCCACCGGAGCCAAGTCGCTTTTCTTTGAGTACTGCATGGAAGACCTCATCGAAGCATGGGAGCCGAGCGCCAAGCTTTCCCGCGTGATGATGGCCGGTCGGGCCCTTTCCACGGACGTACACGCCGCCATTGATCCCGACTATCAGGATGTGCACGAAAAGCTCAACTCCGCTTATCTCGGCTTTGGTCCGTGTTTCTGCAAATTTACCGGGCATCGTGGCAAAGTCGGCGCCAACGATGCCCATCCCGAATTCGTAGCATGGCTGCGCGGCATTCTCGGCGAAGCAGGAGTTCCCTGGCAGATGGCCGAACTCGGTAAAGTCGATCTCGGCGGAGGCGGAACGGTAGCCAAGTTCCTCGCCGTCTACGGGATGGATGTCATTGATTTCGGGCCTCCGGTCCTTTCCATGCACAGCCCGTTCGAATTGACCAGCAAGGCCGATATTTATGCAACCGAACTGGCCTTCAGGACTTTTTTGAAAAATTAA
- the selA gene encoding L-seryl-tRNA(Sec) selenium transferase has protein sequence MSNLFKFLPSVDSVLTRLEEEGVIDGLPRSLSRDLVNGFFDVCREEIRGGVITEEKQLAADVLFPRLACHVRAGARPHFRRVLNATGVVVHTNLGRSLLAESAVRAVEEACACYSNLEFDLTTGERGSRYSHVEKIICEITGAEAALVVNNNASAVLITLETLARGHEAIVSRGQLVEIGGSFRIPDVMTKSGAILREVGATNRTHLRDYENAINEETALLMKVHTSNFRLIGFTKEVSGAELVELGRSHDLPVYEDLGSGNLTNFDGLGLIREPTVQEVVAEGVDVVSFSGDKVLGGPQAGIIVGRKKYIDMIKKNPLNRAVRIDKMTLAALEATLRLYLDPERARREVPTVRMITEKPEELRKQAQSLARILRRELGDSMTVGVREGVSRVGGGAFPEQDLKTFLVTLVPCTGISVMELKERLLSTDPPLVARIEEDAFCLDPRTLSREEYKLAAGALMEAMA, from the coding sequence TTGTCCAATCTTTTTAAATTTCTGCCTTCTGTGGATTCCGTACTTACCAGACTTGAGGAAGAAGGCGTGATTGACGGGTTGCCGCGAAGCCTTTCCCGTGACCTTGTGAACGGTTTTTTCGATGTCTGCCGCGAGGAAATACGGGGCGGCGTCATAACCGAGGAAAAGCAGCTTGCTGCGGATGTTCTGTTTCCGCGTCTGGCCTGTCATGTTCGGGCCGGGGCCAGGCCGCATTTCCGGCGGGTCCTTAATGCAACCGGCGTGGTGGTGCATACCAATCTCGGACGTTCCCTGCTGGCTGAATCCGCCGTCCGTGCGGTCGAGGAAGCCTGCGCCTGTTATTCGAACCTTGAGTTCGACCTCACAACCGGGGAACGGGGCAGCCGTTACAGCCATGTGGAAAAGATAATCTGCGAAATTACCGGGGCTGAGGCCGCGCTTGTGGTCAATAACAACGCTTCGGCTGTGCTCATTACTCTGGAAACTCTGGCGCGGGGGCACGAAGCGATTGTTTCACGCGGTCAACTGGTCGAAATCGGCGGTTCATTCCGCATTCCGGACGTAATGACCAAGAGCGGGGCGATTCTGCGCGAGGTAGGGGCCACGAACAGGACCCATCTGCGTGACTATGAAAATGCCATCAATGAGGAAACCGCCTTGCTCATGAAGGTGCACACCTCAAATTTCAGGCTGATCGGTTTTACCAAGGAAGTTTCAGGTGCCGAGCTTGTCGAGCTTGGCCGCAGTCATGATCTGCCGGTGTACGAAGACCTCGGCAGCGGCAATCTGACCAATTTTGACGGTCTCGGCCTCATCCGTGAACCGACCGTTCAGGAAGTGGTGGCCGAAGGCGTGGACGTTGTCTCCTTTTCCGGCGACAAAGTGCTCGGAGGGCCTCAGGCCGGGATTATTGTCGGGCGCAAAAAGTACATTGATATGATCAAGAAAAATCCGCTTAACAGGGCGGTTCGTATCGATAAAATGACCCTTGCCGCTCTTGAAGCCACCCTGCGTCTTTACCTTGATCCGGAACGGGCTCGGCGCGAAGTTCCCACTGTCCGCATGATCACCGAGAAGCCCGAAGAGCTTCGTAAACAGGCTCAGAGTCTTGCCCGCATCCTGCGCCGTGAACTCGGCGATTCCATGACCGTTGGGGTGCGTGAGGGCGTGTCCCGTGTCGGGGGCGGGGCCTTTCCGGAGCAGGATCTTAAAACTTTTCTGGTTACGCTGGTGCCCTGTACCGGTATTTCCGTCATGGAACTCAAGGAAAGACTGCTTTCGACCGATCCGCCGCTGGTGGCGCGCATAGAAGAGGACGCTTTCTGCCTTGACCCGCGGACCCTTTCGCGGGAAGAATACAAGCTTGCGGCCGGTGCGCTCATGGAAGCTATGGCGTAG
- a CDS encoding glutamate ligase domain-containing protein gives MKFRNFEEFDQYMDSLGLFHMDMGLGRMEEFVRRWGGKNIFPVIHVVGTNGKGSTSAYLTAIAEQYGLKVGTYVSPHFVSPRERITVNSSMLSEEEWCLTANQVMEIAPDVGLTYFELLTCIALAAFKNNAVDLAVMEAGLGGRYDATNTIDPDLTVFTPIGLDHENILGATISLIAADKADAMRAGGNAVTSVQDEEAMRVLESRAAELGCRFAKSGEMDCVDGLAPSLAGLHQKQNAHLAACAWQLFCEMKGLDFVPEKVRSGVREGFIPGRLQIIRHDDRTFILDGAHNAHAFAALAAELQSRGARPDVIIFSCMKDKKLDEVRATLRSLSDGRLIACGLPEHERAYPYDSLAAFLGEGVLAAADLDQAMSMLGGGDKTVLVCGSLYLLASFYTRFPEYLHK, from the coding sequence GTGAAATTCAGGAATTTTGAGGAATTCGACCAGTATATGGACAGTCTGGGGCTCTTTCATATGGATATGGGACTCGGCCGGATGGAGGAGTTTGTCCGCCGCTGGGGAGGCAAAAACATTTTTCCGGTCATCCACGTGGTCGGGACCAACGGCAAGGGGTCCACATCGGCCTATCTTACCGCGATTGCAGAGCAGTACGGGCTGAAAGTCGGCACCTACGTTTCGCCCCATTTTGTTTCTCCGCGTGAACGTATCACTGTGAATTCATCCATGCTGTCCGAAGAGGAATGGTGCCTGACCGCCAATCAGGTCATGGAAATTGCCCCGGATGTCGGGCTGACCTATTTCGAACTGCTGACCTGCATCGCGCTTGCGGCGTTTAAAAACAACGCTGTCGATCTGGCCGTTATGGAAGCCGGCCTTGGCGGACGCTACGATGCCACCAACACGATTGATCCGGACCTGACCGTGTTTACTCCTATCGGGCTGGATCATGAAAACATTCTGGGCGCTACAATCAGTCTCATTGCCGCGGACAAGGCCGATGCCATGCGCGCCGGAGGGAATGCCGTTACTTCCGTACAGGATGAAGAGGCCATGCGGGTGCTGGAATCCCGGGCAGCAGAACTAGGATGCAGGTTTGCAAAGTCCGGTGAGATGGATTGCGTGGACGGGTTGGCCCCTTCCCTTGCCGGATTGCACCAGAAGCAGAACGCTCATCTGGCGGCCTGCGCATGGCAGTTGTTCTGCGAAATGAAGGGGCTTGATTTCGTTCCTGAAAAGGTCCGTAGCGGAGTGCGTGAGGGATTTATTCCCGGCAGGCTCCAGATTATCCGGCACGATGATCGCACATTTATTCTGGACGGAGCGCACAACGCCCACGCTTTTGCCGCGCTGGCAGCGGAGCTGCAAAGCAGGGGAGCACGGCCGGATGTTATCATTTTTTCCTGCATGAAGGATAAAAAGCTGGATGAGGTCCGGGCTACATTACGTAGTCTTTCGGACGGACGGCTGATTGCCTGTGGACTGCCGGAACACGAGCGGGCCTATCCTTATGATAGCCTTGCCGCATTCCTTGGGGAAGGTGTGCTTGCTGCGGCTGATCTGGATCAGGCCATGTCCATGCTTGGCGGCGGTGATAAAACGGTACTGGTTTGCGGTTCCTTGTATTTGCTGGCATCTTTTTATACAAGATTCCCAGAGTATTTGCATAAGTGA
- a CDS encoding pentapeptide repeat-containing protein → MKNISVNFIKPKHIVDNLDNFEKLKAKIINYITKHSYLTISILFFTFITATAIWPEWWNATTDHLKVGAPKDTIANYIIYRNIGLFLAGFIGVGLAFWRSKSLSRQATVAEQGHITERIIRASEQLGSPEIHVRIGAIYTLWRTATDTNLEADKVMILDMLCAYVRSPTENHVNENSLSLKDNYGKIRKKNTEEKIRDDVQICLNLLCKKIIELDLSSLYCCNFQNSFLKNYNLGGADLRGAYLMGADLGGADLRRANLIKADLGGADLGGADLKGAYLIKADLAGTDFGGANLKWANLKGADLEGANLKGADLRGAELRGADLRGADLNRADLKEAKLWGAKLWGTKLGGADLWSMNINFTTIKEIKEIKLNPNQQDILGLTAYKHIMSNTK, encoded by the coding sequence ATGAAAAATATATCTGTAAATTTTATAAAACCGAAGCATATAGTTGATAACTTAGATAACTTTGAAAAGTTAAAAGCTAAAATTATCAACTATATAACTAAACACAGTTATCTTACAATATCAATATTATTTTTTACTTTCATTACAGCAACGGCAATCTGGCCTGAATGGTGGAATGCAACAACAGATCATTTAAAAGTCGGAGCACCTAAAGATACAATTGCTAACTACATTATATATCGAAATATCGGTCTTTTTTTAGCTGGTTTTATTGGGGTTGGTCTAGCTTTTTGGCGTTCAAAAAGTCTTTCCAGACAAGCAACAGTAGCTGAGCAGGGGCATATAACCGAAAGAATTATTCGCGCTTCAGAACAGTTAGGAAGCCCAGAAATTCATGTTCGAATAGGGGCTATTTATACTTTGTGGAGAACGGCTACTGATACAAATTTGGAAGCAGACAAGGTTATGATTCTAGATATGTTATGTGCTTATGTAAGAAGCCCTACTGAAAATCATGTTAATGAGAATTCTTTAAGCCTTAAAGATAACTACGGTAAAATTCGCAAAAAAAATACAGAAGAAAAAATACGAGATGATGTTCAGATATGTTTAAATCTTTTATGTAAAAAGATTATTGAACTTGATCTATCATCTCTATATTGCTGTAATTTTCAAAATTCATTCTTAAAAAACTATAACCTCGGGGGGGCTGACCTCAGAGGGGCTTACCTCATGGGGGCTGACCTCGGGGGGGCTGACCTCAGGAGGGCTAACCTCATAAAGGCTGACCTCGGTGGGGCTGACCTCGGTGGGGCTGACCTCAAGGGGGCTTACCTCATAAAGGCTGACCTTGCTGGGACTGACTTCGGGGGGGCTAACCTCAAGTGGGCTAACCTCAAGGGGGCTGACCTCGAGGGGGCTAACCTCAAGGGGGCTGACCTCAGGGGGGCTGAACTCAGGGGGGCTGACCTCAGGGGGGCTGACCTCAATAGGGCTGACCTCAAGGAGGCTAAACTCTGGGGGGCTAAACTCTGGGGGACTAAACTCGGGGGGGCTGATTTATGGTCAATGAACATTAACTTTACAACAATTAAAGAAATAAAAGAAATAAAACTAAATCCGAATCAGCAAGATATTCTTGGGTTAACTGCATATAAACACATAATGTCGAACACAAAATAA
- a CDS encoding dihydroorotate dehydrogenase, producing MDMSVDFAGLKLKNPILTASGTFGFGLEFKRFGDLESLGGIVVKGLSLKPREGNPMPRIAETPCGMLNAIGIQNPGVEAFLTKKLPKLPWKTLPVLANLYATDAQEFGELAAVLAGEEGVAALEVNVSCPNVKEGGIAFGQDPAQITRVAESVKKNAGNKPVIIKLSPNVTDITVCARAAEDGGADGLSLINTLSGMAVDIERRTPRLANVIGGLSGPAVKPVALRCVYQVVNAVKIPVMGLGGIASAEDAAEFLLVGAKAVQIGTANFISPDTAFKIAEELPKVLERVGAKSLEEFTGSLKLPK from the coding sequence ATGGATATGTCAGTTGATTTTGCCGGGCTGAAACTCAAGAATCCGATTCTTACCGCGTCCGGGACTTTCGGCTTCGGCCTTGAGTTCAAACGTTTCGGCGACCTCGAAAGCCTTGGCGGTATTGTGGTCAAGGGCCTTTCCCTTAAACCGAGGGAAGGCAATCCCATGCCGCGCATAGCGGAAACTCCCTGCGGCATGCTTAACGCAATCGGAATTCAGAATCCCGGTGTGGAAGCTTTTCTCACCAAAAAACTTCCCAAGCTTCCATGGAAGACCCTGCCTGTTCTGGCCAACCTGTATGCTACGGACGCACAGGAGTTCGGCGAACTGGCCGCTGTTCTGGCCGGAGAAGAAGGCGTTGCCGCGCTTGAGGTCAACGTATCGTGTCCCAACGTAAAGGAAGGCGGCATAGCTTTCGGTCAGGACCCCGCGCAGATTACCCGCGTGGCCGAGTCCGTAAAGAAGAATGCCGGCAACAAGCCGGTCATAATCAAGCTTTCCCCCAACGTAACGGACATAACCGTGTGCGCTAGGGCGGCTGAAGACGGCGGCGCGGACGGTCTTTCGCTCATCAACACTCTGTCCGGCATGGCTGTTGATATTGAACGGCGGACTCCGCGTCTGGCAAACGTGATCGGGGGGCTGTCCGGACCGGCTGTTAAGCCCGTGGCCCTGCGTTGCGTTTATCAGGTTGTCAATGCGGTGAAGATTCCGGTCATGGGGCTCGGCGGTATAGCCTCTGCCGAGGATGCGGCCGAATTCCTGCTGGTGGGAGCCAAGGCCGTGCAGATAGGTACCGCTAACTTCATCAGCCCGGATACCGCGTTCAAGATTGCGGAAGAACTGCCCAAAGTCTTGGAAAGGGTTGGGGCGAAGTCCCTTGAGGAATTTACCGGAAGCCTTAAGCTGCCCAAATAG
- a CDS encoding dihydroorotate dehydrogenase electron transfer subunit encodes MGVKNCRAVKVLDVKALGLPSPGEEIVELKLEYPGWKQGWRAGQFVMIRPLSWPLDLIWGRPFSICNADDTSLTILFQVVGRGTGRLMELKEGDLVNVWGPLGTFFSKPEDRPVLMLAGGMGLAPFCGYVDTHSQPENLKLFFAHRPPLENYPYKSIAGKVDVEDIRETKPEDIQTIIARVRELVKEYAEKDGLITACGPMPFLRTVWNAALEFGADAELSLENRMACGVGACLGCVTRDDDGHHTQVCTTGPVFKATELSLEG; translated from the coding sequence ATGGGTGTAAAAAATTGCAGGGCTGTCAAAGTTCTTGATGTCAAAGCCCTCGGACTTCCCTCTCCCGGTGAAGAAATAGTCGAACTCAAACTCGAATATCCGGGCTGGAAACAGGGTTGGCGCGCAGGTCAGTTTGTCATGATCCGGCCGCTTTCCTGGCCGCTGGATCTTATCTGGGGCCGCCCCTTTTCCATATGTAACGCAGACGATACCAGTCTGACCATTCTTTTTCAGGTGGTCGGACGCGGAACCGGACGGCTTATGGAACTGAAAGAGGGCGATCTGGTCAATGTATGGGGTCCGCTGGGTACTTTTTTCAGCAAACCGGAAGACCGTCCCGTGCTCATGCTCGCCGGAGGAATGGGGTTAGCGCCTTTTTGCGGATATGTCGACACCCATTCGCAGCCTGAGAACCTGAAACTGTTTTTCGCGCATCGTCCTCCGCTGGAAAACTACCCGTATAAATCAATTGCCGGAAAAGTCGACGTGGAAGATATCCGCGAAACAAAACCGGAAGATATCCAGACCATCATTGCCAGAGTCCGGGAGTTGGTCAAAGAGTATGCGGAAAAAGACGGCCTCATTACCGCCTGCGGTCCGATGCCGTTCCTGCGCACTGTCTGGAATGCTGCTCTGGAATTCGGTGCGGATGCGGAACTTTCCCTTGAAAACCGCATGGCCTGCGGCGTAGGAGCCTGTCTGGGCTGCGTTACCCGTGATGATGACGGCCACCATACTCAGGTCTGTACAACCGGGCCCGTATTTAAAGCAACCGAACTCAGTCTGGAGGGTTAA